The following is a genomic window from Arcobacter sp. F2176.
AAATTCTTGCTGTTTGTATGGCAACTATTGGTATCGTTGGTAATGAAGATTTCTCTAACATGGTTGTTGGTAAAGCTGGTAGAAGTAGACACCTTGGTATTAGACCTCAAACTAGAGGATCTGCAATGAATCCAATTGATCACCCACACGGTGGTGGTGAAGGTAAAACTAACTCAGGTAGACATCCAGTTACTCCATGGGGTATGCCAACTAAAGGTTATAAAACTAGAAAGAAAAAAGCTAGTGATAAATTAATCATTTCAAGAAAAAAGAAGTAAGGGTTTAAGATGTCAAGATCAGTAAAAAAAGGTCCATTTATAGACGCGCACTTAATGAAAAAAGTTATCAAAGCAGTTGAGACTAAAGATAGAAAACCAATTAAAACTTGGTCAAGAAGATCAACAGTTTTACCTGATATGATTGGCTTAACTTTTAATGTGCACAATGGAAGAAACTTCGTACCTGTAAATGTTACAGAGAACCACGTGGGTTACAAATTAGGTGAATTTGCACCAACTAGAACTTTTAAGGGTCACAAAGGCTCTGTTCAGAAGAAGGTAGGATAAGATGGGTAAAGCTATATTAAGATTTATTAGAGTTTCTCCAATTAAAGCAAGACTTATTGCTAGAGAAGTTCAAGGTATGAATGCAGAGTATGCTATTGCATCTTTAGAATTTACACCTAACAAAGCTGCTGGATTAATTTCAAAAGTTATTGCTTCTGCAGTTGCAAACTCTGGATTAGAAGCTGAAGATGCAATTATTACATCTGCAAGAGTTGATAAAGGTCCAGTATTAAAAAGATTTACTCCAAGAGCAAGAGGTTCTGCTTCTCCAAAGCATAAGCCAACGGCACATATTTTTATTGAAGTAGAAGCTGCACCTAAAGGAGATAAGTAATGGGTCAAAAAGTTAATCCAATTGGTTTAAGATTAGGTATCAATAGAAACTGGGAATCAAGATGGTTTCCTAAATTCTCTTCTATGCCTGCTAATGTTGCAGAAGATAGCAAAATCAGAAAATTCGTTAAAAAAGAGCTTTACTATGCAGGAATCGCTCAAACTTTAATCGAAAGAACAGCTAAAAAAGTAAGAGTAACAGTTGTTGCTGCAAGACCTGGTATCATTATTGGTAAAAAAGGTGCAGACGTTGAGAAATTAAAAAATTCTTTAACTAAATTAGTTGGTAAAGAAATTGCTGTAAACATTAAAGAAGAGAGAAAACCACAACTTTCTGGTCAATTAGCTGCTGAAAATGTTGCTCAACAATTAGAAAGAAGAGTTGCATTTAGAAGAGCTATGAAAAGAGTTATGCAAAATGCTATTAAAGGTGGAGCAAAAGGAATTAAAGTTTCTGTTTCTGGTAGACTTGGTGGAGCTGAAATGGCTAGAACTGAGTGGTACTTAGAAGGAAGAGTTCCTTTACATACTTTAAGAGCTAGAATTGATTATGGTTTTGCTGAAGCACATACTACATATGGTTGTGTTGGTGTAAAAGTTTGGATTTTCAAAGGTGAAGTACTTGCTAAAGGTATTCCAGTTGAAAAAGAAGAAGCTTCTAAACCAAAAAGAAGACCAACAAAGAAAAGAGGTAA
Proteins encoded in this region:
- the rpsS gene encoding 30S ribosomal protein S19, with the protein product MSRSVKKGPFIDAHLMKKVIKAVETKDRKPIKTWSRRSTVLPDMIGLTFNVHNGRNFVPVNVTENHVGYKLGEFAPTRTFKGHKGSVQKKVG
- the rplV gene encoding 50S ribosomal protein L22 — protein: MGKAILRFIRVSPIKARLIAREVQGMNAEYAIASLEFTPNKAAGLISKVIASAVANSGLEAEDAIITSARVDKGPVLKRFTPRARGSASPKHKPTAHIFIEVEAAPKGDK
- the rpsC gene encoding 30S ribosomal protein S3, whose product is MGQKVNPIGLRLGINRNWESRWFPKFSSMPANVAEDSKIRKFVKKELYYAGIAQTLIERTAKKVRVTVVAARPGIIIGKKGADVEKLKNSLTKLVGKEIAVNIKEERKPQLSGQLAAENVAQQLERRVAFRRAMKRVMQNAIKGGAKGIKVSVSGRLGGAEMARTEWYLEGRVPLHTLRARIDYGFAEAHTTYGCVGVKVWIFKGEVLAKGIPVEKEEASKPKRRPTKKRGK